From Bacillus basilensis, a single genomic window includes:
- a CDS encoding YafY family protein — MPKIDNMLAILWMLRSGKKITAKQISEKLEMNIRTVYRYIDTISTSGVPIISEPGHNGGYTLLNNFIEAPLFFDFEEQTSLFHAAVFAEEAGYYGGEALNRAISKLSKYSNQEQETKINQHLTSLEVISRLSSLSIEPFLKELEQAVADGYSVKIIYHKSGEKQLNYRLVDPYRIIYWNNKWYVIGFCHLRNDIRNFRVDRIESLTLTENKFNRPENFSARDFFIKSLLPTIEDKEGIISLVINGDKSVLADICQHWFLGNYLQERTSNQAVFLLDKDMIHKYVPYLLLPYNKSIKVIEPISLKKRLIEVLSELIKFHQV, encoded by the coding sequence ATGCCTAAAATTGACAATATGTTAGCAATTCTATGGATGCTTCGTTCAGGTAAAAAAATTACTGCAAAACAAATTTCAGAAAAGTTAGAGATGAATATAAGGACTGTGTATCGTTATATTGATACAATTTCAACTAGTGGCGTACCTATAATTTCAGAACCAGGACATAACGGTGGATACACTTTATTGAATAATTTTATTGAGGCTCCTCTTTTTTTTGATTTTGAGGAGCAAACCTCACTATTTCACGCTGCTGTTTTTGCAGAAGAAGCCGGATATTATGGAGGTGAAGCACTAAATAGGGCCATTTCAAAACTAAGTAAATACTCAAATCAAGAGCAGGAAACAAAGATAAACCAACATTTAACTAGTCTTGAAGTAATAAGTCGATTAAGTTCACTCTCTATAGAACCTTTTTTGAAGGAGTTGGAGCAGGCCGTAGCTGACGGGTACTCAGTAAAAATTATTTACCATAAAAGTGGCGAAAAGCAATTAAATTATAGATTGGTCGATCCATACAGAATTATCTATTGGAATAATAAATGGTATGTGATTGGATTTTGTCATCTTAGGAATGATATTCGTAATTTTAGAGTAGATCGAATTGAAAGTTTAACGCTAACCGAAAATAAGTTTAACCGGCCAGAAAATTTTTCAGCACGTGACTTTTTTATAAAAAGTCTTCTTCCAACTATAGAAGATAAGGAAGGTATTATTTCTTTGGTTATTAATGGGGATAAAAGTGTATTGGCTGATATTTGCCAACATTGGTTTTTAGGAAATTATTTACAAGAACGAACTTCAAATCAAGCAGTTTTTCTTCTTGATAAAGATATGATACATAAATATGTACCTTATTTACTTTTACCGTACAATAAATCCATTAAAGTTATTGAGCCAATAAGTCTTAAAAAAAGGCTTATTGAAGTTCTGTCGGAATTAATAAAATTTCATCAAGTATAA
- a CDS encoding type 1 glutamine amidotransferase family protein, with translation MQTKKAFLYVFNTMSDWEYGYLIAELNSGRYFKKDLAPLKVITVGANKEMITTMGGLSIKPDISLDECTLESKDLLILPGGTTWSEEIHQPILERIDQALKLGTIVAAICGATDALANMGYLNTRKHTSNNLEYTKMVCPNYKGEKFYELGSAVSDANLVTASGIAPLEFAMEVLKKIDVFTPDALHSWYNLNKTHKHEYFFQLMNSLNK, from the coding sequence ATGCAAACAAAAAAAGCGTTTCTATATGTATTTAATACAATGTCGGACTGGGAATATGGATATTTAATTGCTGAACTAAACTCAGGAAGATATTTCAAAAAAGATTTAGCACCTTTAAAAGTAATTACAGTAGGAGCTAATAAAGAAATGATTACTACTATGGGAGGACTGAGCATAAAACCAGATATTTCCCTTGATGAATGTACTCTTGAGAGTAAAGATCTTTTAATTTTACCAGGTGGGACTACTTGGAGTGAAGAAATTCATCAACCTATCTTGGAAAGAATTGACCAAGCTTTAAAGCTTGGCACTATTGTTGCTGCAATTTGTGGCGCAACTGATGCCCTCGCGAATATGGGATACTTGAATACTAGAAAGCATACAAGTAATAACTTAGAATATACTAAAATGGTATGTCCTAACTATAAAGGAGAAAAGTTCTATGAGTTGGGATCTGCGGTATCTGATGCGAATTTAGTTACTGCATCAGGAATAGCTCCTCTGGAATTTGCAATGGAGGTACTGAAAAAAATAGATGTATTTACACCAGATGCATTACATTCATGGTATAATCTAAATAAGACTCATAAACATGAATACTTCTTCCAGTTAATGAATTCATTAAATAAATGA
- a CDS encoding methyltransferase domain-containing protein: MKIGKFGEVNNISIDTIRHYMDLSLIIPEKKGGHYFFDEYCQTDLELILHYKDLGFSLNEIKGLFFYKNLAKSMNYEKDTFYQSLFKLKYDKMEQEIEILEKKRDKLKRVLHDLSLTNETSNSIIGIDLSVLHLLTCSKCSKKLILQDGIINNNQITEGKLICNCGKEYNIISGIITADKLFKANEQTSLEDTISDYIYETDNAYLENMHREGEWAKKKLIELDLNNKLILDIGSGLGFFLRNIYEELPEDCLYIAVDRDFNKLIFLKDVIARRNPRRNILFICADFLNIPIQNRSVDIVIDHSGTSNYSFEHENFLLHELNPLFKTDCYLLSLFILFKNFSSNSQITNNFRANFTISKVTKEIQNLQFQSIDESTSNYLKRGGKYENFFVQGEEIYTYSFFGKRWG, encoded by the coding sequence ATGAAAATCGGTAAGTTTGGAGAAGTAAATAACATAAGTATTGATACGATTAGACATTATATGGATCTCAGTCTCATTATTCCTGAAAAAAAGGGAGGACACTATTTTTTTGATGAGTATTGTCAAACAGATTTAGAACTTATTTTACATTACAAAGATCTAGGATTTAGCTTGAATGAAATTAAAGGACTATTTTTTTATAAAAATTTAGCGAAATCTATGAATTACGAAAAAGATACTTTTTACCAATCTTTATTTAAACTGAAATATGACAAGATGGAACAGGAAATAGAAATTTTGGAGAAGAAACGGGATAAATTAAAGAGAGTGTTACATGATTTATCATTAACAAATGAAACTTCTAATTCAATTATAGGGATAGATTTAAGTGTATTACATTTACTTACATGTTCTAAGTGTAGCAAAAAACTAATTCTTCAAGATGGAATAATTAATAACAATCAAATTACAGAGGGGAAGTTAATTTGTAATTGTGGTAAAGAATACAATATTATTTCAGGAATTATAACTGCTGATAAATTATTCAAAGCAAATGAGCAAACGTCACTTGAAGATACTATTTCGGATTATATTTATGAAACTGATAATGCATATTTGGAAAATATGCATAGAGAAGGTGAATGGGCGAAAAAGAAACTAATAGAATTAGATTTAAATAACAAATTAATACTGGATATAGGTTCGGGACTTGGATTCTTTTTGAGAAACATTTATGAAGAACTACCAGAAGATTGCCTATACATTGCAGTGGATCGAGATTTCAATAAACTTATATTTTTAAAAGATGTAATAGCGAGAAGAAATCCGAGAAGAAATATTCTCTTTATCTGTGCGGATTTTTTGAACATCCCTATTCAAAATCGGTCTGTTGATATTGTAATTGATCACTCTGGTACAAGCAATTATAGTTTTGAGCATGAGAATTTTTTACTTCACGAATTAAATCCGCTTTTTAAAACGGATTGTTATTTATTAAGTTTATTTATTTTATTTAAAAATTTCAGCTCAAATAGCCAAATTACAAATAACTTTCGGGCAAATTTTACAATTTCAAAAGTAACGAAAGAAATTCAAAATCTACAGTTTCAATCGATTGATGAAAGTACTTCAAATTATTTGAAACGAGGCGGAAAGTACGAGAATTTCTTTGTTCAAGGAGAAGAAATTTATACATATTCATTTTTCGGAAAAAGATGGGGTTAA
- a CDS encoding MFS transporter: protein MASLQLHIENKKSNQERRNICLYSIAKTISISGSSIYSFALGLYVLQITGSALNFATTLILGTIPMIVMNPFAGVIADKIDKKKLVVCMDVLSGCLLITVYILNSYYGLNLFIIYTTTFLMTVFTTFFGIGLEAAKPNIVSKERLMSLNSISKIIDSISLILGPMLGGFVFAVFDMKTFIMINGISFILSAISILFINFKLCEQYINEECSIREINFIKDIKEGYTYLMERESLKNTFSILISLNFFLGFAVTVPLPYIINTVLNLSSKQFGMIQGTFPIGMIVGAILVKKITDRFSYSYLLKKISFMLAIFMIVSGVPVLFKSIEVNNIVFVTMYCAIMFFLGLMIALIDIPLIYFMQKEIPDEYRGRVLSIGLSIGKMMQPIALALSGLLLNHIPAYTLPIGGGIVFLILNKAYSNKLNLEIHSKGYSVEGN from the coding sequence ATGGCAAGTTTACAATTACATATAGAAAATAAAAAAAGCAACCAAGAACGAAGAAATATTTGTTTATATTCAATTGCAAAAACAATATCAATATCCGGTAGCTCTATTTATAGTTTCGCATTAGGATTATATGTTTTACAAATAACTGGATCTGCTTTAAATTTCGCGACTACGCTTATTTTAGGAACGATTCCTATGATTGTTATGAATCCATTTGCAGGTGTAATTGCTGATAAGATTGATAAAAAGAAACTCGTCGTTTGTATGGATGTACTAAGCGGATGCTTATTAATAACGGTTTATATATTAAACAGCTATTATGGGTTAAACTTATTCATCATTTATACTACTACCTTTCTTATGACAGTATTTACAACATTTTTTGGAATAGGATTAGAGGCTGCAAAACCAAATATCGTCTCTAAAGAGAGACTAATGAGTCTTAACTCTATAAGTAAAATTATCGACTCTATATCTTTAATTCTAGGGCCTATGTTAGGGGGCTTTGTTTTTGCAGTCTTTGATATGAAAACTTTTATAATGATTAACGGTATTTCATTTATCCTTTCTGCTATATCCATATTGTTTATAAACTTTAAGTTGTGCGAGCAATACATAAATGAGGAATGTTCAATTAGAGAAATTAATTTTATTAAAGATATAAAGGAGGGATACACTTACTTAATGGAGCGGGAAAGCTTAAAAAATACGTTTAGTATTTTAATTTCACTTAATTTTTTCCTAGGATTTGCTGTAACTGTTCCATTGCCATACATTATTAATACAGTTCTCAATCTTAGTTCTAAACAATTTGGTATGATTCAAGGGACTTTTCCGATAGGTATGATAGTTGGTGCAATATTAGTAAAAAAGATAACTGATCGTTTTTCTTATTCCTATCTATTGAAAAAAATAAGTTTTATGCTGGCAATTTTTATGATAGTTTCAGGTGTCCCTGTTCTATTTAAAAGTATTGAAGTGAATAATATTGTATTTGTTACTATGTATTGCGCTATTATGTTCTTTTTAGGGCTAATGATAGCATTAATCGATATCCCTTTAATTTATTTTATGCAAAAAGAGATTCCAGATGAATATAGGGGAAGAGTGCTTAGTATTGGATTAAGTATAGGTAAAATGATGCAGCCGATAGCACTCGCATTATCAGGTCTATTATTAAATCATATTCCAGCCTACACGCTTCCAATTGGAGGAGGGATCGTATTTCTTATTTTGAATAAGGCTTACTCAAATAAGTTGAATTTAGAAATCCATTCAAAAGGTTATAGTGTTGAAGGTAATTAA
- a CDS encoding DUF2306 domain-containing protein produces MSIFNILLTIHILFGTICLITGIVAMVTQKKKGKHTEWGEIYHASYVVITITAIILSIINWDKIAYLFYVAILSYAFAIYGYLARKKRWKNWLHHHIRGMLGSYIGAVTALLVNIGIHIPIINLLPPIWFWFLPTLIGIPLVVSVSKKYKKRS; encoded by the coding sequence ATGAGCATTTTTAACATTCTTTTAACCATTCACATATTATTTGGAACAATATGCTTAATCACCGGTATTGTAGCAATGGTTACTCAAAAGAAGAAAGGAAAACATACGGAATGGGGCGAAATATATCATGCATCCTACGTTGTCATCACCATTACTGCAATTATATTATCCATTATAAACTGGGATAAAATTGCATATTTATTTTATGTTGCAATTTTATCTTATGCATTTGCGATTTATGGTTACCTTGCAAGAAAAAAGCGTTGGAAAAATTGGCTCCATCACCATATTAGAGGTATGTTAGGCTCTTATATTGGTGCTGTTACCGCACTATTAGTAAACATCGGTATTCATATTCCTATTATTAATTTACTACCGCCTATATGGTTTTGGTTTTTGCCGACATTAATCGGTATTCCTCTCGTAGTCAGTGTATCAAAAAAATATAAAAAGCGTAGTTAA
- a CDS encoding DUF4269 domain-containing protein, with the protein MFTSITYLQSGNAKQQKVYDVLNKLNIMEDLVLYSPVLCGTIPIRVDTLQSDLDIVMEVHNFDVFEQEMRSLYGSYEGFKIKQKKIKNTESIKVNFEFEGFEFELFAQPKPVRNQNAYRHMIVEHMLLMEHPHIREEVIHLKEKGLKTEPAFAQVLHIDGDPYEELILLGQEMRLW; encoded by the coding sequence ATGTTTACATCTATTACATATTTACAATCAGGGAATGCCAAGCAACAAAAGGTATATGATGTTTTGAATAAATTAAACATAATGGAGGATTTAGTTTTGTATAGTCCCGTTCTTTGCGGGACAATCCCTATAAGAGTTGATACTCTTCAATCTGACTTAGATATAGTAATGGAAGTACATAACTTTGATGTTTTTGAACAGGAAATGAGATCTTTATATGGTTCTTATGAAGGATTCAAAATAAAACAGAAAAAAATTAAAAATACAGAATCGATAAAAGTAAATTTTGAATTTGAAGGCTTTGAATTTGAATTATTCGCTCAGCCTAAGCCAGTGCGTAATCAAAATGCATATAGACATATGATAGTAGAGCACATGCTATTAATGGAGCATCCACATATAAGGGAAGAAGTAATTCATTTAAAAGAAAAAGGTTTAAAAACAGAACCTGCTTTTGCTCAAGTATTACACATTGACGGAGATCCTTATGAAGAACTGATTTTATTGGGGCAGGAAATGAGATTGTGGTAA
- a CDS encoding PLP-dependent aminotransferase family protein, with the protein MTINKKLPKYRQIIDYMKEKIENGEWPIGSKIPSQRQLAKLFHVNRSTVITALDELMADGLIQSQIGAGTIVTNNTWSLLATNPPPDWNKYVKAGIHKPSKLMVREINEAEANKKLIHLSKGELAPQLFPLETMQSILTSVCEELDYFGYEEQKGFLPLREAISKYVKSFGIHASQSSILIVSGALQALQLISIGLLHRESTVLLEQPSYLYSLHVFQSAKINLSGISMDNYGILPNELLKRIKYSQKKNILYSIPCFQNPTGILMSEERRKEILNICEKEQLPIIEDDIYRELWIDEPPPAPLKSKDKHGHVLYIGSLSKTLTPGLRIGWIIGPEPVIDRLSDIKMQTDYGSSSLSQRVAAEWINKGFYEEHVANVRIQLKERRQIMIRALNKYCADVASWDIPNGGLFIWLKVVPNIPMKKLFSEALSKGILLNPGRIYKEESDQYIRLSYGYASPEQITNGIKLLSELIRKLMT; encoded by the coding sequence ATGACAATTAATAAAAAACTGCCTAAGTATCGGCAGATAATAGACTATATGAAAGAAAAAATTGAAAATGGAGAATGGCCAATCGGAAGTAAAATTCCTAGTCAAAGGCAGTTAGCAAAATTATTTCATGTAAATCGAAGTACTGTAATAACCGCACTAGATGAACTTATGGCAGATGGCTTAATTCAAAGTCAAATCGGAGCAGGAACAATTGTAACAAATAATACATGGTCATTATTAGCAACGAATCCCCCGCCTGATTGGAATAAATATGTAAAGGCTGGTATTCATAAACCAAGCAAGTTAATGGTGCGAGAAATAAATGAAGCAGAAGCAAATAAAAAACTTATCCATCTTAGTAAAGGTGAACTTGCGCCTCAGCTTTTCCCGCTAGAAACTATGCAGTCCATATTGACAAGCGTATGTGAGGAATTAGATTATTTTGGATACGAAGAACAAAAAGGTTTTTTACCGTTACGTGAAGCAATAAGTAAATACGTAAAATCATTCGGAATACATGCATCACAGAGTTCTATATTAATCGTCTCTGGTGCGTTACAAGCATTACAATTAATATCAATTGGTCTTTTGCATAGAGAATCAACCGTTTTACTTGAACAACCTTCTTACTTATACTCACTTCACGTATTTCAATCAGCAAAAATAAATCTGTCTGGTATATCTATGGATAATTACGGTATATTACCTAACGAGTTATTAAAACGAATAAAATATAGTCAGAAGAAAAACATTTTATATTCAATCCCTTGTTTTCAAAATCCAACAGGGATCTTAATGTCTGAAGAGCGAAGAAAAGAAATATTAAATATATGTGAAAAGGAACAGTTACCTATTATTGAAGATGATATTTACCGCGAGTTATGGATTGATGAACCACCTCCAGCTCCTTTAAAATCGAAGGATAAACATGGACATGTATTATATATTGGTAGTCTCTCCAAAACACTTACCCCAGGACTTAGAATTGGATGGATTATCGGACCTGAACCAGTTATTGATAGATTATCAGATATAAAAATGCAAACAGACTATGGATCGAGTTCATTATCTCAAAGAGTTGCTGCTGAATGGATAAATAAAGGTTTTTATGAAGAACATGTAGCGAACGTAAGAATTCAACTAAAAGAACGAAGACAAATAATGATACGAGCTTTAAATAAGTATTGCGCAGACGTTGCATCGTGGGATATACCTAATGGTGGACTGTTTATATGGCTAAAGGTCGTACCTAACATTCCAATGAAAAAGTTATTTTCAGAGGCACTATCAAAAGGAATTCTTTTAAACCCAGGACGTATCTATAAAGAAGAATCCGATCAGTACATTCGTTTATCATATGGATATGCTTCTCCAGAACAAATCACTAACGGTATTAAATTGTTGAGTGAATTAATTCGTAAGCTAATGACATAA
- a CDS encoding DMT family transporter, with translation MNYKKWDYRIICAHAFTILIWGTAFPAIRMGLESYTPEHLTLLRLLIASFILLVFSCIYKLRLPDLKDIPAIFIFGALGFTIYHIALNYGEKTVNAGSASLIVSVTPIVTAILASVFMNEKMKLNGWIGGVISFIGIAFISFSQGGAIQFNSGGLFILLAAISESLFFVFQSSYLKKYGFLPFTIYTILSSTVCMLIFLPGMYQEILAAPLEVNLSVIYLGLFPTVLPYIALAYIISHAGAAEATSSLYLTPVTACFIAWVWLGEVPTFISVVGGVITILGVLIAHVSLKKDIRSEKYSNVNG, from the coding sequence ATGAATTATAAAAAATGGGATTATCGAATTATATGTGCTCATGCTTTTACGATTCTAATATGGGGGACTGCCTTTCCAGCAATTCGTATGGGGCTTGAATCTTATACACCTGAGCATCTTACTTTACTACGTTTATTAATCGCTTCATTTATACTTCTAGTGTTTTCCTGTATATACAAACTACGACTACCGGATTTAAAAGATATTCCAGCAATCTTTATATTTGGTGCTTTAGGGTTTACAATTTATCACATTGCATTAAACTACGGCGAAAAAACAGTAAATGCCGGATCTGCAAGTTTAATTGTTTCAGTAACACCTATAGTAACGGCAATACTTGCTTCTGTTTTTATGAATGAAAAAATGAAATTAAATGGTTGGATCGGTGGTGTAATTAGTTTTATAGGAATTGCTTTCATATCATTTAGTCAAGGGGGGGCTATTCAATTTAATAGCGGGGGATTATTTATATTATTAGCAGCGATTTCAGAAAGCCTATTTTTCGTTTTCCAATCATCTTACTTAAAAAAGTACGGATTCTTACCATTTACCATATATACAATTTTGTCTAGTACTGTATGTATGCTTATTTTCTTACCGGGAATGTATCAAGAAATACTAGCAGCTCCTCTTGAAGTTAATTTGAGCGTTATATATTTAGGTTTATTTCCAACAGTACTTCCGTATATTGCATTAGCGTATATTATATCTCATGCTGGTGCTGCTGAGGCGACGAGCTCCCTATATTTAACTCCAGTAACTGCGTGCTTTATAGCTTGGGTATGGTTAGGTGAAGTACCTACTTTTATTTCAGTAGTTGGTGGGGTAATTACTATACTCGGGGTTTTAATAGCACATGTATCATTAAAGAAAGATATTCGAAGTGAAAAGTACAGCAATGTAAATGGATAG
- a CDS encoding GNAT family N-acetyltransferase, with translation MNVQLKVVTRENWEDALKLQVKEDQRKFVPAVAVSLAKVYIKPDGDNVEYIPFAIYDGDLIVGFIMHAVVRETTDMYWINGFIIDQTRQGNGYGKAALQESIYLIKDTFKVCKEIKLTVHKGNISAKKLYERYGFQPLGHDYDGEEVYRLFV, from the coding sequence TTGAATGTCCAGTTAAAGGTTGTTACGAGAGAGAATTGGGAAGATGCATTAAAGTTACAAGTTAAAGAAGATCAAAGAAAATTTGTTCCGGCTGTAGCAGTCTCACTTGCTAAAGTTTATATAAAACCAGATGGTGACAATGTAGAGTACATACCATTTGCGATATACGATGGGGATCTTATCGTTGGTTTTATTATGCATGCTGTTGTAAGAGAAACAACTGATATGTATTGGATAAACGGATTCATTATTGATCAAACGCGGCAAGGTAACGGTTATGGAAAAGCGGCATTACAAGAAAGTATTTACTTAATAAAAGATACATTTAAAGTGTGTAAAGAAATAAAATTAACAGTACATAAAGGTAATATCTCTGCAAAGAAACTATATGAACGTTACGGTTTTCAACCATTAGGACATGATTATGATGGTGAGGAAGTATATCGTTTATTCGTTTAA
- a CDS encoding NUDIX domain-containing protein yields the protein MKSKFHHIVRAVVIKDEKVLVAEYIGHHYLLPGGHVEVGESAENALIRELREELGVNCSIKQFLGVIENQWQDREVLHHEINHIFEIDSQELHIDFVPKSKESHLAFHWIDYNQEALHTYKIMPAPSVKELLERKLSDELLNCWISNF from the coding sequence TTGAAAAGTAAATTCCATCATATTGTACGAGCAGTTGTAATTAAAGATGAGAAAGTATTAGTTGCTGAATACATTGGTCATCATTATCTTTTACCTGGTGGCCATGTTGAAGTTGGCGAATCAGCTGAGAATGCATTAATAAGAGAACTACGAGAAGAACTCGGAGTAAATTGTAGTATAAAACAATTTTTAGGAGTCATAGAAAACCAATGGCAAGATCGAGAAGTTCTTCACCATGAAATCAATCATATTTTTGAGATAGATTCACAAGAGTTACATATTGATTTCGTACCAAAATCTAAAGAATCTCATTTAGCATTTCACTGGATAGATTATAATCAAGAAGCTTTACATACTTATAAAATCATGCCAGCACCTTCAGTTAAAGAGTTACTAGAAAGAAAATTAAGTGATGAACTACTAAACTGTTGGATAAGTAATTTTTAA
- a CDS encoding heterocycloanthracin/sonorensin family bacteriocin produces MNQFQQELQSLNLNDYQTGNVVYWDPQQSQYPYYYIQDDARRCGGCGGCGGCGGRCGGCGGRCGGCAGRCGGCVGCAGCFSCFNCWNWWII; encoded by the coding sequence ATGAATCAGTTTCAACAAGAACTACAATCATTGAACCTTAATGATTATCAAACTGGTAATGTTGTGTATTGGGATCCACAACAAAGTCAATATCCATACTACTACATTCAAGACGATGCACGTCGTTGCGGCGGATGCGGAGGATGCGGAGGTTGTGGTGGACGCTGTGGAGGATGTGGCGGCAGATGTGGTGGTTGTGCGGGACGTTGCGGAGGTTGTGTAGGCTGTGCAGGATGTTTCAGTTGCTTTAATTGCTGGAACTGGTGGATCATTTAA
- a CDS encoding serine hydrolase — MYTYDKLISWVENIKEKNHSSATALCIIKDNKIVLEHYSGYHSNTSSNKKVTTSSQFNVASARKSYLGLMIAYALYEGKINSIDDEAIKYFKDFDPVLLGKTTIRHLVTHSHGLGETNDGKIFREFEPGQSWAYRDINVRMMTHLIYQLYSKSFPELLKERVFKPANFQETGWRIQQDDNLVAVVDDPNKIAISEIGTVDDGTEKNVFVSAREFAYWGNLHLNQGVINGKQIVPKEVIEIATSLQSPTFINNELPQNGLFWFVQNEPALLSELGERVPKGSYQILGITGPTILVIPEYNVVVAKMYNKRYNYGGDNYLYYLREFSNLVADTFRNSNKA, encoded by the coding sequence TTGTATACATATGATAAGTTGATTTCTTGGGTAGAGAATATTAAAGAAAAAAATCATAGTTCTGCAACAGCACTTTGTATTATAAAAGATAACAAAATCGTACTAGAGCATTATAGTGGCTATCATTCAAATACATCGAGTAATAAAAAAGTAACCACATCTTCACAGTTCAACGTTGCTTCTGCGAGAAAAAGTTATTTAGGATTAATGATAGCGTATGCGCTTTACGAGGGGAAAATAAACTCTATTGATGATGAAGCGATAAAGTATTTTAAAGACTTCGATCCTGTATTACTTGGTAAAACAACTATAAGACATTTAGTAACTCATTCGCACGGTTTAGGAGAAACGAATGACGGAAAAATTTTTCGTGAATTTGAACCTGGACAATCTTGGGCTTATAGAGATATTAATGTAAGAATGATGACCCATCTTATTTATCAGCTATATAGCAAAAGTTTTCCTGAGTTATTAAAAGAGCGTGTGTTTAAACCTGCTAATTTCCAAGAAACAGGATGGAGAATACAGCAAGATGACAATTTAGTTGCAGTTGTTGATGATCCAAATAAAATCGCAATCAGTGAAATTGGTACAGTAGATGACGGTACTGAAAAAAATGTGTTTGTCTCAGCTAGAGAATTTGCTTATTGGGGCAATCTTCATTTAAATCAAGGTGTGATAAACGGTAAACAAATTGTTCCAAAAGAAGTGATAGAAATTGCGACAAGTTTGCAGAGTCCTACATTTATAAATAATGAATTACCACAAAACGGGTTATTTTGGTTTGTTCAAAATGAACCTGCGCTTTTAAGTGAGCTTGGTGAACGAGTTCCAAAAGGATCTTATCAAATATTAGGAATTACAGGACCGACTATTTTAGTAATACCCGAATATAATGTAGTTGTTGCGAAAATGTACAATAAAAGATACAACTACGGCGGTGATAATTATTTATATTATTTACGTGAATTTAGCAATTTAGTCGCTGATACATTTCGTAACAGTAATAAGGCATAA